A single Mytilus trossulus isolate FHL-02 chromosome 12, PNRI_Mtr1.1.1.hap1, whole genome shotgun sequence DNA region contains:
- the LOC134692811 gene encoding thiamin pyrophosphokinase 1-like isoform X2, producing the protein MTYQWNPLQYLKSESDDKLALVMLNQPLPTDRKMFTVLWNKALLKVAVDGGANHLYNTHVHNREKYLPDLITGDFDSIQPEVKSYYEEQNVEVVATPDQNFTDFTKALKVASDKIKEKEIKVVIVLGSFGGRLDHMFANINSVYEASEITDAQIILLSVDTVAFLLQPGHHSISVDPRACGEWCGLIPVGEPCNSVTTTGLKWNLDKQRLKFGDLISTSNTLESESTDVVIVETDAALLWTMGIIPEKVIYKIFKKKGNESDKCIVDLAWMLHPTADYEEYYSEDTEDFCPYFDLHGVLYYPLEHYCEEQKRALQTEIFSSRGENIYMAYNNFGLEGPGYLLIRPKHSEKVLTPLRILDYMKEGFECGTTEYMLKQSGNHVFIESVEIINLSKGDILFSIYCGS; encoded by the exons aTGATAAATTAGCTCTGGTAATGCTGAACCAGCCCCTTCCAACTGACAGGAAGATGTTTACAGTATTATGGAATAAAG CATTGCTGAAGGTGGCAGTTGATGGAGGGGCCAaccatttatacaacacacatGTACATAACAGAGAGAAATATCTACCAGATCTCATCACAGGAGATTTTGACTCAATCCAACCTGAAGTCAAAAGTTACTATGAAGAACAG aaTGTAGAAGTAGTAGCAACACCAGACCAGAACTTTACAGATTTCACTAAAGCTTTAAAGGTAGCATCTGATAAGATAAAGGAAAAAGAG ATAAAAGTTGTTATTGTGTTGGGATCATTTGGTGGACGACTTGACCATATGTTTGCTAACATAAACAGTGTATATGAAGCCAGTGAGATAACTGATGCTCAGATTATCCTGTTATCAGTTGATACTGTAGCATTTCTATTACAACCT ggACATCACTCTATCTCAGTGGACCCTCGTGCTTGTGGAGAATGGTGTGGACTAATTCCTGTAGGAGAGCCATGTAATTCTGTCACCACAACAGGTCTCAAGTGGAATTTAG ATAAACAAAGATTAAAATTTGGAGACCTCATCAGCACATCAAATACTTTGGAAAGTGAAAGTACTGATGTTGTTATCGTGGAAACTGATGCTGCACTTTTATGGACCATGGGTATCATACCTGAGAAG gtaatttacaaaattttcaagaaaaaaggaAATGAGTCTGACAAGTGTATAGTTGATCTGGCTTGGATGCTCCATCCAACTGCAGATTATGAAGAATATTATTCTGAAGATACAGAAGACTTCTGTCCTTACTTTGATCTCCATGGAGTATTATATTATCCATTAGAACATTATTGTGAAGAACAAAAGAGAGCTCTTCAGACGGAAATCTTTTCATCAAGAGGAGAAAATATATACATGGCTTATAATAATTTTGGTCTTGAAGGACCAGGTTATCTTTTGATTAGGCCTAAAcattctgagaaagttttaacaCCACTAAGAATTTTGGACTATATGAAAGAAGGTTTTGAATGTGGGACTACTGAATATATGCTAAAACAAAGCGGAAATCACGTTTTTATAGAAAGTGTggaaattataaatttgtcGAAAGGGGACATTCTTTTCAGTATTTATTGTGGTTCATAG
- the LOC134692811 gene encoding thiamin pyrophosphokinase 1-like isoform X1, whose protein sequence is MTYQWNPLQYLKSESDDKLALVMLNQPLPTDRKMFTVLWNKALLKVAVDGGANHLYNTHVHNREKYLPDLITGDFDSIQPEVKSYYEEQNVEVVATPDQNFTDFTKALKVASDKIKEKEIKVVIVLGSFGGRLDHMFANINSVYEASEITDAQIILLSVDTVAFLLQPGHHSISVDPRACGEWCGLIPVGEPCNSVTTTGLKWNLDKQRLKFGDLISTSNTLESESTDVVIVETDAALLWTMGIIPEKEEDIVYQMAEGVTDEDILKRAWMTVNSDIDDYYPEDQEDFIETFTLHGDVEPLHRYCDPQREALLTEIFKSNDNKVYVCYEGCMTDLEPEQLIKGSLLVKSPELTDQILTPLKILEKMKKGYENGSTYDMLKRSGDHIFIEDIEIFNLSNGDILIDITCGS, encoded by the exons aTGATAAATTAGCTCTGGTAATGCTGAACCAGCCCCTTCCAACTGACAGGAAGATGTTTACAGTATTATGGAATAAAG CATTGCTGAAGGTGGCAGTTGATGGAGGGGCCAaccatttatacaacacacatGTACATAACAGAGAGAAATATCTACCAGATCTCATCACAGGAGATTTTGACTCAATCCAACCTGAAGTCAAAAGTTACTATGAAGAACAG aaTGTAGAAGTAGTAGCAACACCAGACCAGAACTTTACAGATTTCACTAAAGCTTTAAAGGTAGCATCTGATAAGATAAAGGAAAAAGAG ATAAAAGTTGTTATTGTGTTGGGATCATTTGGTGGACGACTTGACCATATGTTTGCTAACATAAACAGTGTATATGAAGCCAGTGAGATAACTGATGCTCAGATTATCCTGTTATCAGTTGATACTGTAGCATTTCTATTACAACCT ggACATCACTCTATCTCAGTGGACCCTCGTGCTTGTGGAGAATGGTGTGGACTAATTCCTGTAGGAGAGCCATGTAATTCTGTCACCACAACAGGTCTCAAGTGGAATTTAG ATAAACAAAGATTAAAATTTGGAGACCTCATCAGCACATCAAATACTTTGGAAAGTGAAAGTACTGATGTTGTTATCGTGGAAACTGATGCTGCACTTTTATGGACCATGGGTATCATACCTGAGAAG GAAGAAGATATAGTTTACCAGATGGCAGAAGGTGTGACAGATGAAGACATCCTCAAGCGTGCTTGGATGACCGTGAACTCTGACATAGACGATTATTATCCCGAAGATCAAGAAGACTTCATTGAAACATTCACTCTGCATGGTGATGTTGAACCTTTACATCGATACTGTGATCCCCAAAGAGAGGCTCTTCTGACGGAAATCTTCAAGTCTAACGACAACAAAGTCTATGTCTGTTATGAAGGTTGTATGACCGACCTTGAACCAGAACAACTGATAAAAGGAAGTCTATTAGTGAAGTCACCGGAGTTGACAGATCAGATTTTAACTCCACTTAAAATActggaaaaaatgaaaaagggaTATGAAAATGGAAGTACATATGACATGTTGAAACGAAGCGGAGATCATATTTTTATTGAggatattgaaatttttaatctaTCAAATGGTGATATTCTCATAGACATTACTTGTGGTTCTTAG